Proteins encoded by one window of Flavobacterium sp. N502540:
- a CDS encoding sterol desaturase family protein, with the protein MEHINFLAFAMPAFFLFLFLEYKLAQRRKRPEIFNYESSVSNISIGIAERLINLFVAASFYQLYYLIYDNYRFFDISSTIFVWIALILATDFVWYWYHRLGHEVNFFWAAHIVHHHSEEFNFTAAARITTFQAVIRTGFWCVLPLIGFHPSMVITMLIVHGAYSFFTHTQLVGRIKWLEYVFVTPSVHGVHHASDEKYLDKNYGDMFTFWDRLFGTFQEEEEKPKYGLTHPLKTYSFLWQHFHYYFEIYELWKRSTGFKAKWKAVFGSPAHMDQDIRPTLEKRFLQDKANPHQRLRFKNYLYIQLGVSTLLLTVFTYCFEWLNVSDKIFVLSIILVTLVNCGALLEQRRWIYYLEYLRIFMVTTYFLYEENLLSFFFIPLAIMIFAEQLFSLSKHYQEVVLQLETSE; encoded by the coding sequence ATGGAACATATTAATTTTCTAGCTTTCGCTATGCCTGCTTTTTTTCTCTTTCTCTTTTTAGAATACAAGCTTGCGCAACGACGAAAGAGACCGGAAATTTTTAATTATGAAAGTTCAGTTTCAAATATTAGCATTGGCATTGCAGAGCGTTTGATCAACTTGTTTGTGGCAGCCAGTTTTTATCAGTTGTATTATTTGATTTATGATAATTATCGATTTTTTGACATTTCGAGTACTATTTTTGTCTGGATTGCCTTAATTCTTGCCACCGATTTTGTCTGGTATTGGTACCACCGGTTGGGGCATGAAGTTAATTTTTTCTGGGCAGCACACATCGTACATCATCATAGCGAAGAGTTTAATTTTACCGCGGCCGCCAGAATTACGACTTTTCAGGCCGTGATTAGAACAGGATTTTGGTGTGTACTGCCGCTTATTGGTTTTCACCCCTCTATGGTTATTACCATGCTGATTGTACACGGAGCTTATTCTTTTTTTACGCATACACAGCTTGTTGGCAGAATAAAATGGCTGGAGTATGTTTTTGTTACGCCTTCTGTACATGGCGTACATCACGCGTCTGATGAGAAGTATCTCGATAAAAATTATGGCGATATGTTTACCTTTTGGGATCGTCTTTTCGGAACTTTTCAGGAAGAGGAAGAAAAACCAAAATACGGTTTAACACATCCACTCAAAACGTATAGTTTCTTGTGGCAGCATTTTCATTACTATTTTGAGATTTATGAACTGTGGAAGCGCTCAACAGGGTTTAAAGCAAAATGGAAAGCGGTATTTGGCAGTCCTGCCCATATGGATCAGGATATTCGACCAACCTTAGAGAAACGTTTTCTACAGGACAAAGCTAATCCGCATCAGAGGCTTCGATTTAAAAATTACCTCTATATCCAGCTTGGGGTTTCCACGCTGCTTTTAACGGTTTTTACGTATTGTTTTGAGTGGTTAAATGTCTCGGACAAAATTTTTGTGCTGTCAATTATTCTGGTAACACTAGTGAATTGCGGAGCATTATTGGAACAAAGAAGATGGATTTATTATCTGGAATACCTGAGAATTTTTATGGTAACCACTTATTTTTTGTACGAAGAAAATTTGCTTTCCTTTTTCTTTATCCCGCTTGCCATTATGATTTTTGCCGAACAATTATTCTCACTTAGTAAACATTACCAGGAAGTTGTATTGCAATTGGAAACTTCTGAATAG
- a CDS encoding Glu/Leu/Phe/Val family dehydrogenase — protein MSAELIKQNPFQSMIDRFNVAADILRLDESIRQKLQRPEKQIVVNFSITLDNGSEKNFEGYRIIHNTALGPSKGGIRYDKGVNLDEVKALAAWMTWKSAVTGIPFGGAKGGIICDPTTLSKNELEKITRAYTKALIDIFGPEKDVPAPDMGTGPDEMGWLMDEFSILHGKTIHAVVTGKHLHSGGSLGRVEATGRGVSIITLLALEKLKLRPAKSTVAIQGFGNVGLHSALFLFEKGLKVVAVSDVSEAFYNPEGLNIPELILYYNLNNKSIKGYPNSVAIKHEDLLLLEVDVLIPAAKEDVITQKNANDIRAKIIVEGANGPVSSDADKILHDNNVLVVPDILANAGGVTVSYFEWLQNSLLESWRIHQINTRLEDILQKGFETVFRIAAKHNVTPRIAAYIIALKKVADTQSVKEVALDTPKFKQN, from the coding sequence ATGAGTGCAGAATTAATAAAACAGAACCCCTTTCAATCTATGATTGATCGTTTTAATGTTGCCGCAGACATTCTTAGATTAGACGAATCGATCAGGCAAAAACTCCAGCGTCCGGAAAAGCAAATTGTCGTTAATTTTTCAATTACCCTGGACAACGGTTCTGAAAAGAACTTTGAAGGTTATCGAATTATACACAATACTGCTTTAGGACCGTCAAAAGGTGGAATCCGATATGATAAGGGAGTAAACCTTGACGAAGTAAAAGCACTGGCTGCCTGGATGACCTGGAAATCGGCTGTGACCGGGATTCCGTTTGGAGGAGCAAAAGGCGGAATTATTTGTGATCCGACGACACTTTCTAAGAATGAATTAGAGAAAATTACAAGGGCTTATACCAAAGCTTTAATCGATATTTTCGGACCTGAAAAAGATGTTCCGGCTCCGGACATGGGAACGGGTCCCGATGAGATGGGATGGTTAATGGATGAGTTTTCGATACTTCATGGCAAAACAATTCACGCGGTAGTAACCGGAAAACATTTGCATTCCGGCGGTTCATTAGGCAGGGTAGAAGCAACAGGAAGAGGCGTTAGTATCATCACTTTATTAGCCCTTGAAAAATTAAAACTTAGACCTGCAAAATCTACAGTAGCCATTCAGGGTTTTGGAAATGTTGGATTGCATTCGGCCTTATTTTTATTTGAAAAAGGACTAAAAGTGGTAGCGGTTAGTGATGTTTCCGAAGCGTTTTACAATCCGGAAGGACTTAATATTCCCGAATTGATTTTGTATTATAATCTGAATAATAAAAGTATTAAAGGATATCCGAATTCCGTTGCTATTAAACATGAGGATTTATTGCTGTTAGAAGTGGATGTACTGATTCCTGCTGCCAAAGAAGATGTGATTACACAAAAGAATGCTAATGATATTCGGGCTAAAATTATTGTGGAGGGTGCCAATGGACCGGTTTCTTCCGATGCGGACAAAATACTACACGATAACAATGTTTTAGTGGTTCCGGATATTCTGGCCAATGCGGGCGGAGTTACGGTTTCATACTTTGAATGGCTTCAGAATTCGTTGCTGGAGTCCTGGAGAATTCATCAGATTAATACACGCTTGGAGGACATCTTACAAAAAGGATTTGAAACTGTTTTCAGAATTGCAGCCAAGCATAATGTTACACCACGTATTGCAGCTTATATTATTGCGTTGAAAAAGGTTGCCGACACGCAATCTGTAAAAGAAGTAGCGCTGGATACCCCGAAATTTAAGCAGAATTAA
- a CDS encoding EamA family transporter produces MLFLILSILCSVIVGVIFKITRKYNTHPTQIIAFNYIIALALCYFTFSPNLNEVAANAPWNIYIAIGILLPVVFLFLVASIKNVGIVKTDTAQRLSLFIPILAAWFIFKEEFNTYKIIGLLIGFLALLLILKKQPDTTENTWIYPAVVLIGFGIIDILFKQIALYTTLPYPTSLFVVFCIALAVAFLISIYEIGIKKRKLDSKNILFGALVGIFNFGNILFYLKAHKAFAENPSTVFAGMNMGVIVLGSFVGLLFFKEKLSKINFIGIFLALIAIILIVISQFK; encoded by the coding sequence ATGTTGTTTCTTATCCTCAGTATTTTGTGCAGTGTAATTGTAGGTGTCATTTTTAAAATAACCCGAAAATACAATACACATCCCACTCAGATTATTGCGTTCAATTATATTATTGCTTTAGCATTGTGCTATTTTACCTTTAGCCCAAATTTAAATGAAGTTGCTGCAAATGCTCCCTGGAATATTTACATTGCTATTGGGATATTATTGCCGGTAGTCTTTTTGTTTCTGGTAGCTTCCATAAAAAATGTGGGGATTGTGAAAACTGATACAGCCCAGCGATTATCGTTATTCATTCCAATTCTGGCGGCCTGGTTCATCTTTAAAGAAGAATTTAATACCTATAAAATTATTGGGTTACTAATTGGCTTTCTGGCGCTTTTACTCATCTTAAAAAAGCAGCCGGATACTACAGAGAATACATGGATTTATCCCGCGGTGGTTCTAATAGGTTTTGGCATTATTGATATTCTCTTCAAACAAATCGCTCTTTATACTACTTTGCCTTATCCAACCTCTTTGTTTGTGGTGTTCTGTATCGCTTTAGCAGTAGCGTTTTTAATCTCAATCTATGAAATTGGTATAAAAAAGAGGAAGCTGGACTCTAAAAATATTCTTTTTGGTGCCTTGGTGGGGATCTTCAATTTCGGAAATATTCTCTTCTACTTAAAGGCGCATAAAGCATTTGCTGAAAACCCATCAACAGTTTTTGCAGGAATGAACATGGGAGTTATTGTTTTAGGAAGTTTTGTTGGCTTGCTTTTTTTCAAAGAAAAATTATCTAAAATTAACTTTATCGGTATCTTTTTGGCTTTAATAGCAATCATTCTTATTGTTATTTCTCAGTTTAAATAA
- a CDS encoding serine hydrolase has translation MKSGLTLIVLLVFTFGYSQKGLSIQLEKYMDAQFAVNDFCGTVLVSKNDSILLKKAYGFANYEWKVKNVVDSKFSLASVSKQFTAVAILQLAEHKKLSLEDQLSKYFVGFPKGDAITLKMMLTHNSGFQMDFDELYLVRTDLDKDSVCTYLAKKPLLFEPGTSTAYSNIGYYLLARIVEKVSGQSYEEYLKLNLFDKAKMYNSGVSASDAVVDKMTQLYYFNDDKLTKNPYINWNFNRGHDGIYSTVEDLNLWNKALFDGQTLLSEESKKKMFTSYNEQNFGFGVIINPVYNQGHQLIAHDGGFFGAMTSFNKFTADKVFITVLSNNQSKSYYIAYGLAGICFGKEVELPYKHIQVAGDAKSYDQYIGEYENIKIVKKENKLYYAGSTIELLPESQTKFFRSDNNNTTLEFIKNSKGKIIQLEIKKAGIKETKNRTKGV, from the coding sequence ATGAAATCAGGATTAACACTAATCGTATTGTTGGTATTTACATTTGGATATTCACAAAAGGGGCTTAGTATACAATTAGAAAAATACATGGATGCACAATTTGCAGTTAATGATTTTTGCGGTACAGTATTGGTTTCTAAAAACGATTCGATACTTCTAAAAAAAGCATATGGCTTTGCGAATTATGAATGGAAAGTAAAAAATGTTGTCGATTCAAAATTTAGCCTGGCTTCAGTTTCGAAGCAATTTACGGCTGTTGCGATTTTGCAGTTAGCGGAGCATAAAAAACTATCATTAGAGGATCAATTGAGTAAGTACTTTGTTGGTTTTCCTAAAGGTGATGCCATCACTTTAAAAATGATGTTGACTCATAATTCAGGTTTTCAAATGGATTTTGACGAATTGTATTTGGTAAGAACAGATCTCGATAAAGATTCTGTTTGTACGTATCTGGCAAAAAAGCCTTTGCTGTTTGAGCCGGGAACCAGCACAGCCTACAGTAACATTGGATATTATTTATTAGCGCGCATTGTTGAAAAAGTATCGGGACAATCTTATGAAGAGTATTTAAAGCTAAACCTATTCGATAAAGCTAAAATGTACAATTCCGGAGTTTCTGCTAGTGATGCTGTAGTGGATAAAATGACTCAGTTGTATTATTTCAATGATGATAAATTAACTAAAAACCCATACATCAATTGGAATTTTAATCGTGGTCATGATGGTATATATTCAACTGTTGAAGATTTAAATTTGTGGAATAAAGCACTTTTCGATGGTCAGACTTTACTATCAGAGGAATCTAAGAAAAAGATGTTTACATCGTATAATGAACAGAACTTTGGTTTTGGCGTAATAATCAATCCTGTTTACAATCAGGGCCATCAATTAATTGCGCATGATGGTGGTTTTTTTGGGGCAATGACATCCTTTAACAAATTTACTGCCGATAAAGTTTTTATTACTGTTTTGTCCAACAACCAGTCAAAATCGTATTATATTGCTTATGGCCTTGCGGGAATATGTTTTGGGAAAGAGGTAGAGCTTCCGTACAAACACATTCAGGTAGCTGGAGATGCGAAGTCTTACGATCAATATATAGGGGAGTATGAAAATATTAAAATTGTAAAGAAGGAGAACAAATTGTATTATGCGGGTTCTACTATCGAATTGTTGCCGGAATCACAAACAAAGTTCTTTCGCTCAGATAATAATAATACGACATTAGAATTTATTAAAAATAGTAAAGGAAAAATTATACAGTTAGAAATTAAAAAGGCTGGAATAAAAGAAACAAAAAATAGAACAAAAGGAGTTTAA
- a CDS encoding MarR family winged helix-turn-helix transcriptional regulator, with the protein MQLENPTGTALYSLEKAIKEYRRLAQKNITKVVKDITVDQCLVLIILNNNPDISQNELANLVFKDSASITRMIELMVKKEYITRTIHSVDRRKFNLEITKKGKKTLDDIQPVIEINRQTALEGLSLKEIALLDKTLHKIIINCKNN; encoded by the coding sequence ATGCAACTCGAAAATCCAACCGGAACAGCTTTGTACTCATTAGAGAAAGCAATAAAAGAATACCGAAGACTAGCACAAAAAAACATTACCAAGGTCGTAAAAGATATTACCGTCGATCAATGCCTGGTCTTAATTATACTAAACAACAATCCGGACATTTCCCAAAATGAATTGGCTAATCTGGTATTTAAAGACAGTGCTTCCATTACGAGAATGATTGAGTTAATGGTGAAAAAAGAATATATAACCCGTACAATTCACTCTGTGGATCGAAGAAAATTTAATCTGGAAATCACTAAAAAAGGAAAAAAAACACTTGACGATATACAACCCGTTATTGAGATTAACAGGCAAACGGCGCTTGAGGGCTTGTCTCTGAAAGAAATAGCGTTACTGGATAAAACACTCCATAAAATAATCATTAACTGTAAAAATAATTAG
- a CDS encoding AAA family ATPase: MEIKNIKTLGQLKVVGYKSISIKDELRNNLREKIKSGKPVFEGVHGFENTVIPELERAILSRHNINLLGLRGQAKTRLARKMVELLDEYIPFVAGSEINDDPLNPISRFAKDLIAEKGDDTPISWLHRSERFFEKLATPDVTVADLIGDVDPIKAANLKLSYADDRVIHFGMIPRANRSIFVINELPDLQARIQVALFNILQEGDIQIRGFKLRMPLDMQFIFTANPEDYTNRGSIVTPLKDRIGSQILTHYPESVAIARVITEQEAKLDETQHKLVYVPALARDILEQISFEARESEYIDNKSGVSARMSITAFENLMSTAERRALKAGVDKTTLRLSDFVGIIPAITGKVELVYEGEQEGAAVVAQNLIGLAIRTLFPTLLPRIEKLEKPGEKTTYSDVIEWFFAESGFELLDDASDLEYQNILDEVTPLDVLLKKYLPQLDKKDQYFMKEFILWGLVEYKKLSKDRFAQGHQFKDMYGSYISKL; the protein is encoded by the coding sequence ATGGAAATAAAAAATATAAAAACATTAGGACAGTTAAAAGTTGTTGGTTACAAAAGTATCAGTATTAAAGACGAATTACGCAATAATCTTCGTGAGAAAATAAAGTCAGGAAAACCTGTTTTTGAAGGTGTTCACGGTTTTGAAAATACGGTAATTCCAGAATTGGAGCGTGCCATTCTTTCCCGTCATAATATTAACTTATTAGGACTTCGCGGTCAGGCGAAAACACGTTTGGCACGTAAGATGGTTGAATTGTTAGACGAGTATATTCCGTTTGTTGCGGGATCGGAAATTAATGACGATCCGTTAAATCCTATTTCACGTTTTGCCAAAGATTTAATTGCGGAGAAAGGTGATGATACTCCGATTTCATGGCTGCATCGCAGTGAGCGTTTTTTCGAAAAATTGGCTACACCCGATGTTACCGTTGCCGATTTAATTGGAGATGTCGATCCGATAAAAGCTGCAAACTTAAAGCTTTCTTATGCTGATGATCGTGTCATTCATTTCGGAATGATTCCGAGAGCCAACCGTTCCATTTTTGTAATTAATGAGTTGCCGGATTTACAAGCCAGAATTCAGGTTGCTTTATTCAATATTTTGCAGGAAGGTGATATTCAGATCAGAGGATTTAAATTGAGAATGCCTTTGGATATGCAATTTATATTTACAGCCAATCCGGAAGATTATACCAATAGAGGAAGTATCGTAACCCCTTTAAAAGATAGAATCGGTTCGCAGATTCTTACACATTATCCTGAAAGCGTTGCCATTGCGAGAGTTATCACAGAGCAGGAAGCCAAACTGGATGAAACACAGCACAAATTAGTTTATGTGCCGGCTCTGGCCAGAGACATTTTAGAACAAATTAGTTTTGAAGCACGCGAAAGCGAATATATCGATAATAAAAGTGGTGTAAGTGCCAGAATGAGTATCACCGCTTTCGAGAATTTAATGAGTACCGCAGAACGTCGTGCTTTAAAAGCCGGAGTAGATAAAACCACTTTGCGTTTGTCTGATTTTGTAGGCATTATTCCTGCAATTACCGGGAAAGTAGAACTGGTTTATGAAGGAGAGCAGGAGGGAGCTGCCGTGGTAGCACAAAATTTAATTGGTTTAGCAATCAGAACTTTATTCCCAACGTTATTACCTCGAATAGAGAAACTTGAAAAACCAGGAGAAAAAACAACTTATTCAGATGTAATCGAATGGTTTTTTGCCGAAAGCGGCTTCGAATTGTTAGACGATGCTTCTGATTTAGAGTATCAGAACATTTTAGACGAAGTAACTCCGCTGGATGTTTTGTTGAAAAAATATTTGCCTCAATTGGATAAAAAAGATCAGTACTTCATGAAAGAATTTATTCTGTGGGGATTGGTTGAATACAAAAAACTGAGCAAAGACCGTTTTGCTCAAGGACATCAGTTTAAAGATATGTACGGAAGTTACATCAGCAAATTGTAG
- a CDS encoding vWA domain-containing protein, with product MKNEFKKGFYFKSYEAPFQSPFEKLFGIFKELITHTSGDFDEAISWLRELDIEYKLTDENYTIDDFIEDLKKKGYIKDEVKPDGSGGFGITAKTERAIRQQALDQIFGNLKRSGSGNHKTKHAGNGDEHTGEFREFSFGDGLERISLTESLRNAQINNGVESFMLTENDLVVEETQYKAQMSTVLMIDISHSMILYGEDRITPAKKVAMALAELITTRYPKDTLDILVFGNDAWIIPIKDLPYLQVGPYHTNTVAGLQLAMDILRRKRNTNKQIFMITDGKPSCVRERDGSYYMNSNGLDEYIVDKCYAQAQQARKLHIPITTFMIANDPYLQRFVNHFTEANQGKAFYTGLKGLGEMIFEDYETNRKKRVR from the coding sequence ATGAAAAACGAATTTAAAAAAGGTTTTTATTTTAAGTCGTACGAAGCTCCGTTTCAGTCTCCGTTTGAAAAGCTTTTTGGTATTTTTAAAGAGCTGATCACCCATACTTCGGGTGATTTTGACGAAGCAATCAGCTGGTTAAGGGAGTTAGACATAGAATACAAACTAACAGATGAGAACTACACTATCGATGATTTTATCGAAGATTTAAAAAAGAAAGGTTACATAAAAGACGAAGTTAAACCTGACGGAAGCGGTGGTTTTGGTATTACTGCCAAGACAGAACGCGCTATCAGACAACAGGCTCTGGATCAAATTTTTGGTAATTTAAAACGTTCCGGAAGTGGCAATCATAAAACCAAACATGCCGGAAATGGTGACGAACATACGGGGGAATTTCGTGAGTTTAGTTTTGGAGATGGTTTAGAACGAATTTCATTGACAGAAAGTCTGCGAAATGCCCAGATCAATAATGGCGTTGAAAGCTTCATGCTAACCGAAAATGATTTAGTGGTAGAAGAAACTCAATACAAAGCGCAAATGAGCACCGTTTTGATGATTGATATCAGTCACAGTATGATTCTCTATGGTGAAGACCGCATTACTCCCGCTAAAAAAGTTGCCATGGCTTTGGCCGAATTAATTACAACTCGTTATCCTAAAGATACACTCGATATTTTGGTTTTTGGAAACGATGCCTGGATCATCCCTATTAAAGATTTACCCTATCTGCAAGTAGGACCTTATCATACCAATACCGTTGCGGGACTGCAATTGGCCATGGATATTTTACGAAGAAAACGAAATACCAACAAGCAGATTTTTATGATTACCGATGGAAAACCCAGCTGCGTACGCGAGCGTGACGGTTCCTATTATATGAATAGTAATGGACTCGACGAATACATCGTTGATAAATGTTATGCACAGGCACAGCAAGCCAGAAAATTACACATTCCGATCACAACATTCATGATTGCAAACGATCCGTATTTACAGCGTTTTGTCAACCATTTTACCGAAGCGAATCAGGGAAAAGCATTTTACACCGGATTGAAAGGACTGGGAGAGATGATTTTTGAAGATTATGAAACGAATAGGAAGAAGAGAGTGAGGTAG
- a CDS encoding YchJ family protein has translation MEKSRLMESKKCFCDTGLLFENCCGQYLENNQKAPTALALMRSRYSAYACHKADYLLETTYISERKYYSKTEILKWATANKWQRLEILSFTENTVEFKAYFLDSDHKPQVHYEFSTFKFENKEWFYVDGKFE, from the coding sequence ATGGAGAAGAGCAGGTTGATGGAGAGTAAGAAGTGTTTTTGTGATACTGGATTATTGTTCGAAAATTGCTGTGGTCAGTATCTCGAAAACAATCAAAAAGCACCAACGGCCTTAGCTTTAATGCGTTCCAGATATTCGGCTTATGCCTGTCACAAGGCAGATTATCTATTAGAAACCACTTATATTTCGGAAAGAAAATATTATTCGAAGACCGAAATTTTAAAATGGGCAACAGCTAATAAATGGCAGAGACTCGAAATTTTGAGTTTTACTGAAAATACCGTCGAGTTCAAAGCTTATTTCTTGGATTCAGACCACAAACCACAAGTGCATTATGAGTTTTCGACTTTTAAATTCGAAAATAAGGAGTGGTTTTATGTTGATGGAAAGTTTGAATAA
- a CDS encoding KTSC domain-containing protein: MKKIVEYRKLLNVDKTAELKDLKTIYRNAMKESHPDKFQGDDAGLKAAEEKSKAIIEAYHFLVSINPETIKLNLPEYTETISTCSITDYKFVEGRLIIDFSNGSVYEYISVPKATYVKMVNADSPGRFAKRHILNSFTWRKKTNQE; this comes from the coding sequence ATGAAAAAAATAGTTGAATACCGCAAGTTACTAAACGTAGACAAAACTGCTGAATTAAAAGATTTAAAAACAATCTATCGTAATGCGATGAAAGAATCTCATCCTGATAAATTTCAAGGTGATGATGCTGGTTTAAAAGCTGCAGAAGAAAAAAGTAAAGCTATTATTGAGGCTTATCACTTCTTGGTAAGTATTAATCCTGAAACGATTAAACTTAATTTACCGGAATACACTGAAACGATTTCGACTTGTTCAATTACTGATTATAAATTTGTTGAAGGTCGTTTAATTATCGATTTCTCTAACGGAAGTGTTTACGAATACATTAGTGTTCCTAAAGCAACTTACGTTAAAATGGTAAATGCTGATTCTCCTGGAAGATTTGCAAAAAGACATATTCTTAATTCTTTCACATGGAGAAAGAAAACGAATCAAGAATAG
- a CDS encoding DUF4369 domain-containing protein: MKKILFLLTASAAIISCSKVKDGEYLITGTATGIENGKTIILQGQDPTTKMAVSLDTVKVENGKFEIKGKVTEPAFHTLIVQGANGPIPFILETGEITVAVDKDSIHKSKISGTYNNDEYVKFNEDMTKTQKSLVDFQKKNTQKMQQAQQAQDTATINSLMKQYMTLQTEVQENSKKKYLAYAETHPKAFISALIIQSMINDPSTDIKKAEGLYNSLDESLKNSTPGKEIKTKLGQMKNPAVGASAAPVGSPK; the protein is encoded by the coding sequence ATGAAAAAAATACTTTTTTTACTAACTGCTTCTGCAGCGATTATTTCTTGCAGCAAAGTTAAAGACGGAGAATACCTAATTACAGGAACTGCAACCGGTATCGAAAACGGAAAAACAATCATTCTTCAAGGTCAGGATCCAACAACAAAAATGGCTGTATCTCTTGACACCGTAAAAGTTGAAAACGGAAAATTCGAAATTAAAGGAAAAGTAACAGAACCAGCTTTTCATACATTAATTGTTCAGGGAGCTAATGGTCCAATTCCATTCATCTTAGAAACAGGAGAAATTACTGTTGCAGTTGACAAAGACAGTATCCACAAATCTAAAATTTCAGGTACTTACAACAATGACGAGTATGTAAAATTCAATGAGGATATGACAAAAACTCAAAAAAGTTTAGTTGATTTCCAAAAGAAAAACACTCAAAAAATGCAACAAGCTCAACAAGCTCAAGATACTGCAACCATCAATAGCTTGATGAAACAATACATGACACTTCAAACAGAAGTTCAGGAAAATTCTAAAAAGAAATATTTAGCTTACGCTGAGACTCACCCAAAAGCATTTATCTCTGCTTTAATCATTCAAAGCATGATTAATGACCCAAGTACTGACATCAAAAAAGCGGAAGGTTTATACAACTCTTTAGACGAGTCTTTAAAAAACTCTACTCCTGGAAAAGAAATCAAAACTAAACTAGGACAAATGAAAAATCCTGCAGTTGGTGCATCAGCAGCTCCTGTTGGAAGCCCTAAATGA